The DNA sequence tacatatgtatgtatCGATCTTACTTCAAGTGAAAGTGAGTCTTTCTCGTCTATTTTTTGGCCATTTACCTTGTAGTACTACTCGCATCTTGCGGTCCTCAAAATAGAACACACATCAAGATTCTTCCACTTACCTTACAATCTTTCTCTAGTGTCTCTATCTAGATAAACGTATGAAAATGATAAGCAAGAGAATGAATCAAATGTCCAAATGGCAGCATTCATCCTAAAATCCTAATATTATTTTGTGTTTGATAAGCAAGACCCCAATGTAgatttctttattattcttgCATCTTCTCTTGCAAAGAAGTACCATATAGAAACTAGGTTCGCCATGCTATTAATTGATGATTGCAATTTTGTACGGATTAGGGACCGGTTCAATGGATCCACACGGGAACGGGATTATATTGGCAGTTCAATTTTTGGGGTGGATCCATTGAACCAATGGATGGTTCTCGGTTTCAGTTTTTCCAAAGCGGTCTTTAGTGGGCAGTTCCGGATCAACGGTGGGAATCGGCCACCCggaccatgctcatccctaattTAAACTCTTAATTATTATGGATACTTCTACACATTTAAAATGAGAATATGTGTTTCAAGCACATGCAACCGATTTCACTAGACTGCCTGGTAACAGGACCTAGACGGGGAATGGATCacccctatttttttttttttatcaatctttccttcttttaagGATATGCAGTATTGGAACTTTGTAgttcaactatttttttggaaaatatttttcaaatcactaaTTGTCagggaaacaaacggagccgcAGTTAAACTTTCGCCTCGCTTGCTTTCTCCTCACATTGAGATTAAACTAAGATATCAAtacatgttttcctttttgtaagTCTGAAAATCGATGATTAGGTTATCTAATATTTCATGAAGCAGAACAATTAATAAAGGAGTTGgaatattttccaagaaaactaTATTGGTAAAAGTCCAAAAGAGATACAACCAGAAAGCAACTTCTTTGTTGGTGTGGATCCTGACGGGCAATACTAGAAGCTTTGGACAATGGGGAAGACCACCTCCCACAACTCAGAATACTTTATATATCATTCCCATATCCATGAGATCCACAATTTATTCTGCACGTTTGGTGAAGTAAATATAGAATTGGAGGAGATAGTGATTTGCACGTTCGTGGAGGAGCAAAATCAGAAGGCCTGAAACcattggaaaggaaaaaaagggtgGAAGTGACTTCAGCTGATGGTATTTTCAGGTTTTTCAAATATTGGAGTGCTCCCCGTTGAAAGAGGATTGATTCCAAACTCAAAAAGTTAGGAGAAGAATGTCGAAAGTGGATCGAAGAACTCAATCCCGAACACACATTTTTTCAATAAGTACATTCATGGCGCGGAATTGTGTGCCCCTTTAGAGGTGATTTTAAGGTCAACAGCATATCCGTTGTTGGTGATTTTGTAGATGAATGTGGGTGTCGAGGTCGTGCCACAGAAAATCGGAGCGTGGCGGGGCGTAATTGGGCAGGGCAGGGTGTAAGATGCAAATACCTTTTCTAGACTCGCTCGCTTAGGGTGCGGATGACAACCATTTTCTTCGCGATCTTTATTCAAGTGGTAAAGTGAGTGCGCTACGCAATACGTGACGTGGAGTATGGCATGAGTTACTTCTATGATGTAGCACCGGATTTATTCCGAATACATAAATTATGCTAAAGTTGGGTTCAAGTCCTTCTATCCCCAAAAAAGGACCATTTGACtttggctagaaatagatttttctattttttgtttcctAGATGTGTTTATGAGTAGAGACGCGTTTGGTAACGGCACAAAATTTTAATTCTcaaaacagaaattcgtttgataacaacataaatttCTTATGGTTGCTGGTTGCTAGCCCTTAGCCAACGACTAGTGGACCCGAGACTAGTGGCCAGCGATCGAAGGATGGGGACCGGGGCGGATCGAGATCGGCGGTTGGTGGATGGAGAAAGACAAAGGTTGAACGGGAGCGAGAGGTGACCGGCGGATGGCGATCGGTGGAGGGCAAACGGGAGCGAGGGACTGGAGACAGGTGACGGTTGTCCGGCAACCGGCGGCAAGAACGCAAGAGAGAAGAAGTAagcaatgagaagaatttttatttttgtttctattccagaaatagataagtagaaaattttcacttcttatttttattctaaatctatttcgaGTACCGAAATTTGTcccggaaatagaaaaatagaattgcattaccaaatggatttatgttccaaaccttttttgaaacaaaaaaggaaaaaagaaaaacagagaaatagaATTGTTTTCATGCGCCCACTTAGGCTAAGCTATGGGAGGCCTATGTGGGCTTAGGGTGGTCTGATGAACTATTTGCTCCATGATCACCTACCATTCGTTTGTGAAATGTGTTTATCTTCCATTTTAACTTGGTATGAGCGTGAATTTGAAGATGTGCTAAAAAATTTAGCATGAAATCTTAGCGGCACCATGGCGTCCGATCATACGTAGAGTCGATGGTGATGTTGGGTCGTACAACCCTAGGTAATGGAAATCTTGCTTGGGGCGAGCAAGCCAAGCGAAGATCCATCGCTTAGGGAGGTAGTGCAACCAGGCAAGTGGTGTTTGATATCCAACAACCCTGGTAGTCTTTACAACCGAGGCCGTCACCACGATCGACTGCCCTCGGTGCTGTCGCCATCGaccctctcccctcccctcttTGTTAAttgcctctctctccctctctaaccTCCATGGACGAGGTCGCGCCAGCCACCATGGACATCCTCGATTGAGATTATCCTGGGCTACAGTGTTGCCCGCGGCTTCGATCGGGGGTCTCCCATGGACTGAGGGAGGATCCGAGGCCGGCGGAGCCACGATGCAACCTTGACTGAGCCTGGGTGAGAAAGAAGGGAACTCACCAACGACCACACTTAGTGATGTTGAGCTAGGCAGAGGCTGAGCCTAGGATTAAGATTGGGTTTGGCTCAGCTTTCCTAAAACCCATTAGGCCAAAGCTCCTTGAAGAAAATATGGGGAGTTTGGCAACCCTTCACAAGGGGCTTTGAGATGAAAGTTGACATTGAGAAAGCTAAAAGCTTAATGCTGGTTCCTACCAGCATTGAGCTTTCAACATTTAGCCAAATATTATGCTaggattttttcttccaaagctTTCCTCACTTATTCTTTTAAATTCCGATTTTGCCCCttatcttttttctaattttttaatacattatttttattaaaataaaatcaaacctTAGGGTCGCTGCAAGCCAGATCTGGCTCGTGGTCGAGACCGCTAGGGGTCGGCAACCTTGGCCGGGGTTGCCTAGGGCCATGCGACCCCCGACGGTTGTCTTTTGGGTCGCGTGAGCCCAAGTGACGGCTGCCGAGTTGCGCGACCTCGGGCTTCGTCGTCGGGGTCACGCGACTCCGGCGATGGCCACCGAGGGTCGTGCAACCTAGGTGACCCTAGCTGGGGTCGCACGACCTCGAGCCTCATCGCTAGGGTCGTGCGACCCTAGGCCTTGTCGCCGGGGTTGCGCAACCCCTGCGACGGCAACTGGGGGTCGTGCGGCCCCGGGCGACCCTTGGCGATTGGTGGCGTTAATCCTAAgtttgattttcccttttttttttctatttttttaaattatttttatttgaaaaagaaacattGTAAGAAAGtccatttgcaaattttttttgccaaacactaatTAGCTCAAAGTGGCTTTTCAAagcatttttcaccaaacaccttttgcatttctccaaTACTTCTTAAGCTAAAGCTATTTGCATTTCTCAAAAGCCTATTTGCAAAGTTGAACCAAATCAAGGTAGTCAACTAAAGGCAAACTCAGGAAGTCAAACCGACGTTTCCAAAAAATGGGGGTGGAAAATTGATAATAGAGTAAGAATCGAAATACATTTTTCGAAATATTTTTGCAGTATTGCTTTATTCAACGagcatttttcttaaattgagTGAATGGAGAAGAGAACGCAATTTGATCTAACATCGACCGACCATATTGGTCAGCAACAAACCCAATATCTCAAAATCCCCTTTTTCCAAGTTCAATCTTCGTtaaacaaaagttcaaaaaaacaaaattggatTATGTCCGAAATTACCACGAACGCCATAATTTTTCTAGATAAGGCCAgtcaatagaaaaagaagaaggaatgaaCAATATGAAGTCGTTAGctaaaacaaagtaaaaataaaaatgcaattaaaatttgtgaaaataCCTTTCTTTAGTGAACATAAAATTTGGCTTCTATTAAAGAAAATCTAAAGGCTGTATTTCGTCTTCTGGACTTTTTTTATCGGACAGGAAAAGATTAGGTAGGATATATGTCGAAGTGGATAACGATGAAATTTGTGATCTTTCATGTGATGTTTGGTATATATGTGAATATCCAAGCTAGATTGAACGATGACTGTTGGATTGAATGTCGATGTAATGATTCACACAATCGGCAACCTCTCGACATAATGGCTCTCGCTATTGACAAATTACACCTCACTCTCCTCACTGTCCTCCGCCTCCTCCCCTCTCCACCCACTACAAATTGAGCGTCTAACTCACCATTCAGATCTCTGAGCCCTTGTGGATGTCCAAGCTGCTAGGATGAAGATGCGCCTGCTCGTGCGATGGTTCATGATACAAAGAGGGGAATGACAGCTATTGCTCCATATTTTGGCCATCAACAGAGACGACGACATAAGGGGACGAAGGTTGGTGCTCTAAACCTAGCCATGGAGCTACTTTTTGGCCAAGGCCCACTCGAGCTCCGCCGAGTTGAGCTTAGCCATGGAGGAGCTCTAGATTTGCCCATGGAGCTCCTCCGTGGTCGACATTGAGTCGAGCTCGTCACCAGGCAAAGAGACTGAGCTCAATGGAGGCTATGGGTGGCGAAGGTTATGGCCGACTGCCATGGGTGAGTAGAGGGGACTGAGAAGAGAGATATGTGCGAGATATATCGTATTCATCCTTATCCCACTACTCGTATGGAATTAttttatcccaattatatcaattttatACCCAAatgttttatcttattttggattacagccATGACTTTTATCGTGTTTACCAAAGGTAGCCAAAGTAAATGAAGTCAGATTTATTTCCGGCCCCACACTCCCGCCCAGGGGCGCGGGAGTGAAACGATGGAAAAGGGAGAACTCTATCACCAATTTGACCGTTCATCACGGGGGACTCCCACTAACGAAACGATCCCAACCGTCCGATCAGGAACAGACACGGCCCAACGGATCGGCACTCAACCGTCGAAAGTGACCGAACCGGTGACGTCACAAAGagaatatgagagagagagagagagagagagagagagagagagagagagagagggtacaGAGACGTCGCCGTCCCGTGGTTTtcatcctcattttttcaagaaatgccCATAAACGGACATGCTCTGCAACTGCTCTGTTCTTCGCCCTCCTTGTTTTCTTGTTGAAACATTGGAGCTTCGTATCTTTTCCGCCTCTGTGTTTGCGTACGCATAATATAAAAACGATCACTGTCGCGTACTCCGCTTAGAGAAAGGCGATTGACAGAGCGAAGGATATAGAACGAGAGAAAGACACAGCTTGAGGACGGTTCTCTGTTCTCTCtgtttcttgttcttgtccGTCACGTGCAGAGAGAATCAGAGCCGGAAACCACCCTCGAATCCGCGGAAATCGAGCGAAACTTTCATCGACGACCAAAAGGGTCTTTGAAGATGGGTGGTATATGGTGAAATTTGGATTGATTGGTCGCTCGATTGAATCGAAGAAATGGCATGCAGCTCGATAGAAATGCAGGAGCCGAGCATCCAGACGGACAACCTCAGCTACGAGATCTTCTCAATCCTCGAGACCAACTTCCTCTTTGGCTACGGCGACCAAGACCAGAAGAAGCTCTTCGTCCCCAGACACATACCCGAGACACAGCCCCAAGAACCAAAGCCTCACGAAGATCTCCCACCAAATCATCACGAGGTTGACGCCACGGTGACAGACCGGCGAGGGAAGATCTGCATACTTACCGTTGATGGTGGCGGAGGCGTCATGCGAGGTCTCATCTTTGGCAAGGCCTTGGCCTATCTGGAGGGCGTGCTCAAGGCCAAGTCCGGCAATCCCGACGCCCGAATCGCCGACTATTTCGACATCGCCGCAGGCTCTGGGGTTGGTGGCATCTTGGCCGCCATGCTCTTTGCGACCGGGGACCGAGGCCCGCCACGACGTCCCATCTCCGAGGCCGAGGACACGTGGCGTTTCCTCGCGGACAAAGGTAGTCGGGGCTTGGAGCTTCCCTCCAAGGGTGGGGGCGGATTTTTGCGGCGCGTGCTCCGTGGCGGCTCTGGTGGTCAGGCGGCGTCAGCGGCCGCCATGGAGAAGGCGATGAAAGAGGTGTTCAGCGTCAGCGAAGGGAAGGGCAGGAGGTTTCTGACGTTGAAGGACACGGTGAAGCCGGTCCTGATCACGTGCTACGACCTGTTGACGGCGTCCCCGTTCCTGTTCTCGCGGGCCGATGCGCTCGGGGCCGACAGCTACGACTTCAGGCTCTGGGAGGTGTGCCGGGCCACGTTGGCAGAGCCGGGGTCGTTTGGGCCGGTGGAGATGCGGTCCATGGACGGCAAGACGCGGTGCGTGGCGGTGGACGGGGCACTGGGGATGAGCAACCCGACGGCGGCGGCCATGACGCACGTGCTGCACAACAAGCGGGATTTCGCGGACGTGCGGGGTGTGGAGGACTTGCTGGTGCTGTCGATAGGGGTGGGGCCGGCAGCAGAGCCGAGATTGGAGTACGAGAAGGTGAGGAAGTGGGGGGCCAAGGAGTGGGCTCGGCCGGTGGCCCGGATCGCTGGGGATGCGTCGGCGGACGTGGTTGACCAGGCCGTGGCCTTGGCGTTCGGTCCGGGCAGGAGCAGCAATTACCTAAGGATCCAGGTAactaaatctttttattttatttttctaatattttcagCTTTCATACTTGGTTCTTTTTCTGACGATGAAACATGCAAGAATGAATAGATATCAGGCGAGAAAATAAATAACACCGGCATTCGCTGATGCAGCTTTTGTCTGGATATTAATCAATATCTGCACATTGCTGTGTAATCATCTGATCGTTTTGTCTCGTTGTTGACATTTGTTACATCGGTGGTATTAATTGAACATTTTGAGCAGATTGGGGTTGC is a window from the Rhodamnia argentea isolate NSW1041297 chromosome 8, ASM2092103v1, whole genome shotgun sequence genome containing:
- the LOC115754118 gene encoding patatin-like protein 6, whose product is MACSSIEMQEPSIQTDNLSYEIFSILETNFLFGYGDQDQKKLFVPRHIPETQPQEPKPHEDLPPNHHEVDATVTDRRGKICILTVDGGGGVMRGLIFGKALAYLEGVLKAKSGNPDARIADYFDIAAGSGVGGILAAMLFATGDRGPPRRPISEAEDTWRFLADKGSRGLELPSKGGGGFLRRVLRGGSGGQAASAAAMEKAMKEVFSVSEGKGRRFLTLKDTVKPVLITCYDLLTASPFLFSRADALGADSYDFRLWEVCRATLAEPGSFGPVEMRSMDGKTRCVAVDGALGMSNPTAAAMTHVLHNKRDFADVRGVEDLLVLSIGVGPAAEPRLEYEKVRKWGAKEWARPVARIAGDASADVVDQAVALAFGPGRSSNYLRIQVNGSSLGQGGRDVDMVRSPDNVKVVTAMADGMLKQKNVESVLFGGKRVSGQSNYEKLDWFAGELVQEHQRRSRGVAPAVALKQAAPELT